One Pogoniulus pusillus isolate bPogPus1 chromosome 22, bPogPus1.pri, whole genome shotgun sequence DNA segment encodes these proteins:
- the DUSP1 gene encoding dual specificity protein phosphatase 1 isoform X2 — MVNLRVCALECEALRALLQERAAQCLVLDCRSFFSFNAAHIRGSCNVRLSTIVRRRAKGALALEHVVPNEELRARLRQGLVHTVVLLDERSADLELPKRDSTLLLALGTLCREARGARICFLKGGYEAFSSVCSELCTKPAAPTGLSLPLSASSAPGSADSGCSSCGTPLYDQGGPVEILPFLYLGSAYHASRKDMLDALGITALINVSANCPNHFEGHYQYKSIPVEDNHKADISSWFNEAIDFIDSVKNDGGRVFVHCQAGISRSATICLAYLMRTNRVKLDEAFEFVKQRRSIISPNFSFMGQLLQFESQVLAPNCSAEAGSPAMSVLDRGASTTTVFNFPVSIPVHTSSSALSYLQSPITTSPSC; from the exons ATGGTGAACCTACGTGTGTGCGCGCTGGAGTGCGAGGCGCTGCGAGCACTGTTGCAGGAGCGCGCCGCGCAGTGCCTCGTCCTCGACTGCcgctctttcttctccttcaacGCCGCGCACATCCGCGGCTCCTGCAACGTCCGCCTCAGCACCATCGTCCGCCGCCGCGCTAAAGGCGCCCTGGCTCTGGAGCACGTCGTTCCCAATGAGGAGCTCCGCGCCCGCCTGCGCCAAGGGCTGGTCCACACCGTGGTGCTGCTGGACGAACGCAGCGCTGACCTGGAGCTGCCCAAGCGCGACAGCacgctgctgctggctctcggcactctctgcagggaggctcGTGGCGCTCGCATCTGCTTTCTCAAGG gaGGTTACGAAGCTTTCTCGTCCGTCTGCTCCGAACTCTGCACCAAGCCAGCCGCTCCCACCGGGCTCAGCCTGCCCCTAAGCGCCAGCAGCGCGCCAGGCAGCGCCGACTCGGGATGCAGCTCCTGTGGCACTCCACTCTACGACCAG GGTGGGCCGGTGGAAATCCTGCCGTTCCTCTACTTGGGCAGCGCTTATCATGCCTCTCGAAAAGACATGCTGGATGCTTTGGGGATCACAGCGTTAATCAACGTCTCAGCGAACTGCCCGAACCACTTTGAAGGGCACTACCAGTACAAGAGTATCCCCGTGGAGGACAACCACAAGGCAGATATCAGCTCCTGGTTTAACGAGGCCATCGATTTCATAG ACTCTGTTAAAAATGATGGAGGAAGGGTATTTGtgcactgccaggctggcatTTCCCGCTCAGCAACCATCTGTCTTGCTTATCTCATGAGGACCAACAGAGTCAAACTGGATGAAGCCTTTGAGTTTGTGAAACAGAGAAGAAGCATCATCTCCCCAAACTTCAGCTTCATGGGGCAGCTGCTTCAGTTTGAATCACAGGTCCTTGCCCCCAACTGCTCAGCAGAAGCTGGTAGCCCTGCAATGTCAGTACTGGACAGAGGAGCATCGACCACCACTGTCTTTAACTTTCCAGTCTCCATCCCTGTTCACACCTCATCCAGTGCTTTAAGCTATCTTCAGAGCCCCATCACCACTTCCCCAAGCTGCTGA
- the DUSP1 gene encoding dual specificity protein phosphatase 1 isoform X1: MVNLRVCALECEALRALLQERAAQCLVLDCRSFFSFNAAHIRGSCNVRLSTIVRRRAKGALALEHVVPNEELRARLRQGLVHTVVLLDERSADLELPKRDSTLLLALGTLCREARGARICFLKGEWPRDRPGRRRRGRGGGRSQLGSAALGALLALGGRASLTRHLSLPSAPAGGYEAFSSVCSELCTKPAAPTGLSLPLSASSAPGSADSGCSSCGTPLYDQGGPVEILPFLYLGSAYHASRKDMLDALGITALINVSANCPNHFEGHYQYKSIPVEDNHKADISSWFNEAIDFIDSVKNDGGRVFVHCQAGISRSATICLAYLMRTNRVKLDEAFEFVKQRRSIISPNFSFMGQLLQFESQVLAPNCSAEAGSPAMSVLDRGASTTTVFNFPVSIPVHTSSSALSYLQSPITTSPSC, encoded by the exons ATGGTGAACCTACGTGTGTGCGCGCTGGAGTGCGAGGCGCTGCGAGCACTGTTGCAGGAGCGCGCCGCGCAGTGCCTCGTCCTCGACTGCcgctctttcttctccttcaacGCCGCGCACATCCGCGGCTCCTGCAACGTCCGCCTCAGCACCATCGTCCGCCGCCGCGCTAAAGGCGCCCTGGCTCTGGAGCACGTCGTTCCCAATGAGGAGCTCCGCGCCCGCCTGCGCCAAGGGCTGGTCCACACCGTGGTGCTGCTGGACGAACGCAGCGCTGACCTGGAGCTGCCCAAGCGCGACAGCacgctgctgctggctctcggcactctctgcagggaggctcGTGGCGCTCGCATCTGCTTTCTCAAGGGTGAGTGGCCCCGGGACCGCCCCGGCCGCCGccggaggggaaggggagggggccgCAGCCAGCTTGGCAGTGCCGCCCTCGGGGCTCTACTTGCCCTCGGTGGCCGAGCTTCGCTCACCCGgcacctctctctcccctctgcccctgcaggaGGTTACGAAGCTTTCTCGTCCGTCTGCTCCGAACTCTGCACCAAGCCAGCCGCTCCCACCGGGCTCAGCCTGCCCCTAAGCGCCAGCAGCGCGCCAGGCAGCGCCGACTCGGGATGCAGCTCCTGTGGCACTCCACTCTACGACCAG GGTGGGCCGGTGGAAATCCTGCCGTTCCTCTACTTGGGCAGCGCTTATCATGCCTCTCGAAAAGACATGCTGGATGCTTTGGGGATCACAGCGTTAATCAACGTCTCAGCGAACTGCCCGAACCACTTTGAAGGGCACTACCAGTACAAGAGTATCCCCGTGGAGGACAACCACAAGGCAGATATCAGCTCCTGGTTTAACGAGGCCATCGATTTCATAG ACTCTGTTAAAAATGATGGAGGAAGGGTATTTGtgcactgccaggctggcatTTCCCGCTCAGCAACCATCTGTCTTGCTTATCTCATGAGGACCAACAGAGTCAAACTGGATGAAGCCTTTGAGTTTGTGAAACAGAGAAGAAGCATCATCTCCCCAAACTTCAGCTTCATGGGGCAGCTGCTTCAGTTTGAATCACAGGTCCTTGCCCCCAACTGCTCAGCAGAAGCTGGTAGCCCTGCAATGTCAGTACTGGACAGAGGAGCATCGACCACCACTGTCTTTAACTTTCCAGTCTCCATCCCTGTTCACACCTCATCCAGTGCTTTAAGCTATCTTCAGAGCCCCATCACCACTTCCCCAAGCTGCTGA